DNA from Massilia antarctica:
ATCGCGGTGCACGAGCTCGGCCAGCACCGCTCGCACTGGGTCGTCAGGGGGCCGGCGGGCAGCGAGTTCGAGCTCGATGCCGTGCTGACCGAGCAGGTTCGCCCGCGTCGGCTGGCATGGCGCAGCGCGCCCGGGGCCGAGGTCGAGCAATCGGGGTCGGTCCGCTTCGAACCGTCGCAGGGCGGCACCCTGGTCACGGTCCGGCTGTCTTACCGCCCTCCGGCCGGCGCCTTGGGCAAGGCGGTGGCAACCTTGTTCGGCGCCAATCCCGAACAGGAACTCGAGGAAGACCTGAACCGCATGAAACAGCTGCTGGAGGGCGGCCCGCCCCAGGGCGAGGCAAAACAGACACACGACAACACGACGTTTCGACAGGAATAGGGCCGCAGGCGCGCGCGGCGAGCTCGTTCCGGGGCGTGACAGGCATGGAAGTACAGTGCCGCCCCGGAGCGGGGCCGTCAATCGTTCAGGGGCGCGCGCCGGATAATCGATCGGGATCGCGGGCGCCAAACCCGGCCAGGATGGCCGACGCGCGCGCCGCCGTTGCCGCGTCGACCGCGTTAACCATCAACATGCATTGCCCGCGCTGGGCGGGGTTTGCATAGTTGCGATCGTAGACGTGCTGATCGCTTTCGATCGGCGTGTTACCCACCAAAAAATTGCCTTCCACCGGACCCGCTTCATCGTCATGCACCTTGAGCTCAAGCGCATCGGAACCGAAGCCATCGGCGAGCAAGGCGGCGCGTGCCTGCTCCGCCGTGTCGAACTTGTCGAACATACCCATCACCGCATGATTGATCATGACACTATCCTTCTTCTGGCTGCACATCGGAATTCGACCAGCGCGAGGCCGGACAGTTCAGTGCAGCCCTGTCACCGGCGTTTCCGCCACTGCAGCCTCCGCAGCCACGGCGGCCGGGACGGCGGCGCCGACACCCAGCGCGCTCACCAGCAGATTGAGTTCCTCGTCGATAATAAAACCGGCGGCCGATGTCACGGTGAGCAGGATATCCGGGGCCATCGACGAGGCAATCGCAAACCCTTGCACGTAATCGACGCCGATATCGGCCAGGGTTTGCACGGTAGCGCCATCCTCGGCCCATTCGGCGATCGTTTTCATGCCCAGGTTGACCGCCAGCTTGACGATGGCCTCGACAATGGCGACGTCGGCCGGATGCGCGTTCATATTGACGATGAAGTTGCCGTCGATCTTGAGTATGTCCGCAGGCAATTCCTTGAGGTAAGAGAAAGAGGTATAGCCGGCGCCGAAATCGTCGAGCGCCACCTTGACGCCGAAATTGCGCACCTGCTCGATGAAACGCCGCGTGTTGTTCAGGTCGTGCAAGGCCACGCTTTCGGTGATCTCCATGCACAGCCGGCTGGCGGCGTCGCGGTGGCGGCGCAGGATATCGATGGTGTCCTGGATGAAGCGCTCATCGTTGAGCGAGGCCCCGGACAGATTCATGCACACGAACTGGGTATTGACCAGCATCTCGGCGTGGCGCTCGATCCAGCTCAAGGTGGTCGAGAGCACCCAGCGGTCGATCACGCCGACCCGCCCGCTCTTTTCCGCCGCCGCGATGATCGGCCCGGCCGCCAGCAGGCTGCCGTCGGCTTCGCGCATGCGCAGCAAGACCTCGAAGTTCATCGAATCGTAAGGCATTTTGAGCGACATGATCGGCTGCATTTCGAGCACCATGCAGGCGGTCGCATCGTTCGCCGACAGGCGCTCGACCAGGTTCAGCTCGGACTCGCGTTCGTGAAAGGCCGTCGAATCGCGCTCGTACACGACCAGGCCATCGCGATGCCCGCTCTTGGCTTCGCGGCAGGCACGGTCGGCGGTCGAGACGGCATCCTTCATCTGCATGCCGGGCTGCACTTCGATCAGCCCGATCGAGCAGCGCACGTGGAAAGCCTTGTCGCCGACCCGGTACGGCGTGTTGCCGACCCTCCCGACCAGGCAGCGGCAAATCAGCGCCGCCACCCGGATCGAGGTTTCCGGCATGATGATCACGAATTCGTCGCCGCCCACGCGGCCGATCTGCTGTTCGCCGCTGAGCACGGCGCCGATCCGTTCGCACACTTGCTTGAGCACTTCATCGCCCGCGCTATGGCCGAACAGGTCGTTGATCAGCTTGAAGCGGTCGAGGTCGAGGTAGGCCAGGGTCAGCGGCTTCATGGACGCTTGCTCGAACACCCGCTCGATGCCGCGCCGGTTGAACACCTTGGTCAGCGCATCGTTATTGGCCATGAAGCGCAGTTGCTCGGTGGCCTTGTGCTGCTCGGTCGTATCTTGCAGCACGCCTTCGATCTTGCCGCGCGCCAGGGTCGCGCGCACCAGGTAGCAATGCGAGCCGTCGCGGTTTTCGATGCGCAGTTCGGCATCGGGCCGCTGCTCCACCAGGGCATGCAAGGTGCCCCACACCCCATCGGCGAAGAATTGCTGGAAGTTCATCGCGGCCGTGACCGGCGTGGCCGAGCCTACCATGCGCTGCAAGGCCGGGTTAGCGCTGAGGAATTGCCCGTCCAGGTCCAGAGTGAACAGTCCGACCGGCATGGCCTCGTAGGCGTGGCGCAGTTCGGCCTGGGCCGCGATGCGCTGTTCCGTTTCCTGGCGCATCTGTTCGGCCACCGCCAGCGCCGCCAGCAAGCTAGAGGCGAGCGCGGCCGTGACGCTGTTGACCAGGCCGGTCAAGTCGCGCACGCCGAGCGCGGCGGCGATCACTTCCGCCAGCCCGGACATCATCGTCACCGCGAACGAGGCGGCGAACCAGAACGCCACCCGGGTGTGCGGGCGCGACTGCGATGGCGACATCAGGCTGGCCAGCCCGAGCGTCATCAGCACCAGTCCGTACGCGACGAAGCCCCACATCGCCGGCAGGAAAAGATGGTAGGGTAAGACCACCGACAGTGCCAGCAGCGGCACGCAGCACCATTCGGCAAGGCGCAGCGGCGCCCGGTAACGCGTGTTGGCCAGGCGGTCGCGGAACAGGGTCTGGTACAGGGTCAGGGTCGAGACCGCGTACAGCGCAATCGTCAGCGCCCGCGACGGCAGCAGCCAGGCTGCCGGCACGATCTGGCCCAGCCACTGGATATCCCAGCCGGCCGAAAGCGCCCCCATGCGCAGGTTCAGGACCAGCCAGCCGGCCAGCAGCACATACAGGGCCTGGCGGTTGATCAGGGCCGTGGTCAGCACGAACAAGGTGAGCACGATCATGCCGCCGTCGAGCAGGCCCGACTTGCGGTGGTATTGCTGCACAGCCAGGGCGAGTTCGCCAGCCTGCCATTGCATGGCCGACAAGCGTGCCGGACCGATCAGCACGGTGCGGCACAGCAAGCGCAGCGGCATGCGCGACGCTTGCGCCGGCGCGGCCTGGAGTTGCGCGGGCGGCTGCGAGGTCAAGGTCAGCGCAAACCCCGCCATGAGGGGCGCCATGGCCCCGGCCGAGGCGGCGCGGCTGGAACTGCCGAGCGGGAGCAAGGTATCGCTATCCCAGCAAGCGATCTCGACCATATGACGCGAGGGGAATTCGATCACGCTGCCGGCCGGCGCGGCAGCGGCCATGCTGAACCACAGGGGATCGGGCGACATGCGCGTTTCGCGGTAGCTTACCTCGGGCAAGAGCGCCAGTTGTGCGCGCATCTGTTCGGGCGTCGCCTGCGCCCCCGCCTGCGCCATGATGCGCAAGGCGAGCGGCATGCCGGTGCTGGTGCGGTACTGGTTATTCCAGAACGCCAGCGCCA
Protein-coding regions in this window:
- a CDS encoding putative bifunctional diguanylate cyclase/phosphodiesterase yields the protein MLSFYLVPLGIALLSVVALAFWNNQYRTSTGMPLALRIMAQAGAQATPEQMRAQLALLPEVSYRETRMSPDPLWFSMAAAAPAGSVIEFPSRHMVEIACWDSDTLLPLGSSSRAASAGAMAPLMAGFALTLTSQPPAQLQAAPAQASRMPLRLLCRTVLIGPARLSAMQWQAGELALAVQQYHRKSGLLDGGMIVLTLFVLTTALINRQALYVLLAGWLVLNLRMGALSAGWDIQWLGQIVPAAWLLPSRALTIALYAVSTLTLYQTLFRDRLANTRYRAPLRLAEWCCVPLLALSVVLPYHLFLPAMWGFVAYGLVLMTLGLASLMSPSQSRPHTRVAFWFAASFAVTMMSGLAEVIAAALGVRDLTGLVNSVTAALASSLLAALAVAEQMRQETEQRIAAQAELRHAYEAMPVGLFTLDLDGQFLSANPALQRMVGSATPVTAAMNFQQFFADGVWGTLHALVEQRPDAELRIENRDGSHCYLVRATLARGKIEGVLQDTTEQHKATEQLRFMANNDALTKVFNRRGIERVFEQASMKPLTLAYLDLDRFKLINDLFGHSAGDEVLKQVCERIGAVLSGEQQIGRVGGDEFVIIMPETSIRVAALICRCLVGRVGNTPYRVGDKAFHVRCSIGLIEVQPGMQMKDAVSTADRACREAKSGHRDGLVVYERDSTAFHERESELNLVERLSANDATACMVLEMQPIMSLKMPYDSMNFEVLLRMREADGSLLAAGPIIAAAEKSGRVGVIDRWVLSTTLSWIERHAEMLVNTQFVCMNLSGASLNDERFIQDTIDILRRHRDAASRLCMEITESVALHDLNNTRRFIEQVRNFGVKVALDDFGAGYTSFSYLKELPADILKIDGNFIVNMNAHPADVAIVEAIVKLAVNLGMKTIAEWAEDGATVQTLADIGVDYVQGFAIASSMAPDILLTVTSAAGFIIDEELNLLVSALGVGAAVPAAVAAEAAVAETPVTGLH